The DNA region GGCGTCCCCCTAGTGCCGGGTTATCACGGTGCGGAACAAGCGAGTGGTTTTCTGCAACAGCAGGCGTTAACCATTGGCTTTCCACTGTTGATCAAAGCCACTTATGGTGGAGGCGGTAAGGGAATGCGGGTGGTGACGAATGCGTCAGAATTTACCACAGCGCTGGCCGCAGCTAAGCGGGAAGCCAAGGCCGCCTTTGCCGATGACACCGTATTGCTAGAGCGCTATCTGACACAACCGCGGCACATCGAAGTACAAATATTTGCCGATCAGCAAGGCCACTGCATTTACTTAGGCGATCGTGATTGTTCGCTGCAACGTCGGCACCAGAAAGTCATTGAAGAAGCGCCGGCCCCGGGTCTTAGCGATGAACTCAGGCAACAGATGGGGCAAGCGGCAATCGCAGCGGCTAAAGCCATCGGCTACTGCGGTGCCGGCACCATTGAGTTTCTGCTGGATAGCGACCAGCAGTTTTACTTCATGGAGATGAATACCCGTTTGCAGGTGGAACATCCGGTGACCGAACTGATCACCGGTCAGGATCTGGTGGCCTGGCAGCTAAGCGTGGCCGCTGGTCAGCCGCTGCCATTAACACAGCAGCAAGTCACACTTAACGGCCATGCCGTTGAAGCCCGAATTTATGCTGAAGATCCCAGCCATAACTTTCTCCCCGCTTCCGGCCCGCTGTCTTATTTACAGGAGCCAACTGCGGCGCCCCATTTACGGTTAGATACCGGGGTACGCCAAGGCGATGTGATCACCCCTTTTTACGATCCGTTGATCGCTAAATTGATCATCTGGCACTCCGACCGTAGCGAGGCGCTGCGACAATTGACGCTGGCATTACAGCAGTATCAGATAGCCGGAGTGTGGCATAATATTGCGTTTCTGGCCGCACTAACATCACATCCGGCCTTTATCCGCGAAGATTTCAGCACCCATTTTATTGCGCAGCACCTTGATGAATTGTTGTCACAAGCGGCCACACCCGCGCCAACCACTGAGGTACTTGCAGCCGCTGCCATGGTGAGTCTGCTGGCATCTAACACCCAAGGTCACACTTATAACTCCCCTTGGCAGCAGTTGTCAGGATTTCGACTGAACGCGGCGCCAGAGTGGCATTTACAGTTGCGTTATGGTGCGATGGCAACTGCCTCAAGTTTCCTCTTACTGCTACAGCAGCAAACTATTGGTGAGTATTCACTGACCATCAACGCCGCAGAAGCCGAGGGAAATGCCAACACTAAAGTAATCGTCAGTGGCGAATTAACCGCAGCACAACAGCTCAAATTGACGCTCAACGGCCATAGCCAACATTGGTATTTCTACCAGCAACAGACAACACTGTGGCTATTGCGTCACGGTCATGTCTGGCAGTTTGATAGCGGCCCTCAGAGTTACCAGCTTGCCGATAATCATGGCGATACGTCGTTACTGGCACCGATGAATGGCACGATCGTGACCTTGCTGGTGCAGCCGGGCGATTTTGTCCGTAAAGGCTGCGGCTTATTGGTACTGGAGGCGATGAAAATGGAATACCAGATCAACGCGCCTACTGATGGCATTGTCGATAATTTTTTATGTCGTGCTGGTGAGTTAGTGCAAGACGGAACGCTGTTAGTCCAGTTCAGTGCTAAGGAGTCTGACTAATGTATCCTGCTTCCATCCGTATCTATGAAGTTGGCCCGCGTGACGGCCTGCAAAATGAACGGCCGGTGGCTATCCGCGATAAGGTGCAACTGCTTAATGCCTTGGCCAACGCAGGGCTATGTCATATCGAAGCGGGTAGTTTTGTCTCAGCGAAATGGGTACCGCAAATGGCGGACTCTGCCGCAGTATTCGGGCAGATAACTCGCCGTGCTGGAGTTAGCTACTCGGCGCTGACACCCAATCTTGCCGGATTTGAGGCCGCACTCGCTGCCGGAGTAGATGAAGTGGCCATTTTTACCGCCGCCTCAGAGCGCTTTTGCCAGCGTAATATCAATTGCAGTATCAGTGAATCGCTTGCGCGCTTTGTGCCAATAGTGGACAAGGCCAAACACTATGGCATCCCAGTACGTGGCTACGTTTCCTGCGTGCTCGGTTGTCCCTATGAGGGCGAGGTTGCGCCGCAGCAGGTGGCTGCCGTGGCAGAGGAATTACAGCAACTGGGTGTGTATGAAATCTCCCTCGGTGACACCATTGGCGTTGGCACGCCCCAAAAAGCCAGAAACATGTTAGACACCGTTGCCAACAAAGTGCCGATAGCCCAATTAGCGCTGCATTTTCACGACACTTATGGTCAGGCACTAGCGAATATTCTGGCCTGTCTCGATAGCGGAATTAGCACACTCGATGCCTCAGTTGCGGGCCTTGGCGGTTGCCCTTATGCCCAAGGGGCTTCCGGCAATCTAGCGACCGAAGATCTGGTGTATATGCTGCACGGTTTAGGCATTCATACAGGCGTGGACTTACCCAAGTTGGCTCGTGCTGGTGCGCAGATCAGTCGGGTACTCAAACGTCATAATGGCAGCAAGGTCGGCCAGGTGTTAACCGCCGAACTGGCCCCACCAGCACAGGAGTACAGCTAATGGCAGGTTTGCATAAAGTTGTTCACAGCTATTCCGAGGCGTTGTCAGGCCTAGAAAACCATATGACAGTAATGGTTGGTGGCTTTGGTTTATGTGGCATCCCAGAAGGTCTGATCAACGAAATGGTTAGGCGAAAAGTGACCGGATTAACCGCCATCTCCAATAATGCCGGCGTTGATGACTTTGGCTTGGGACTGCTACTGCGAGGGCACCAGATAAGCACCATGATCGCCTCTTATGTCGGTGAAAATGCCCTATTTGAGCAGCAGATGTTAACGGGTGAGCTTGAGGTGATTCTTACGCCGCAAGGTTCACTGGCAGAAAAATCCGCGCAGGTGGTGCTGGCATTCCGGCCTTTTTTACGGCGACAGGTTATGGCACGCCGGTGGCAGATGGTAAAGAAACCCGCGAAATCAACGGTCGTCATTATGTGCTTGAACCAGCTCTCACGGCAGATTTTGCATTAATACGCGCTTGGAAAGCTGACACCATGGGCAATCTCATCTACCGCCATACCGCAGCCAACTTTAATCCGGTGATGGCCACTGCGGGCAAAATCACCGTGGCAGAAGTCGAAGAGATTGTTGAAGCTGGCGAGTTAGACCCAGATCATATCCACACGCCAGGGATTTATGTCGATCGTGTCATTCAAGGCCGTTTCGAAAAACGCATCGAAAAGCGTACCGTCAAGCGCACTAAGGCCTAAGGAGCACAACATGGCACTTTCCAGAGAACAAATGGCGATGCGAGTAGCCCGCGAACTGCACGATGGCGACTATGTCAACCTTGGCATTGGCATTCCAACCTTAGTCGCCAACTATATTCCGGCAGGCATAGCAGTGATGTTGCAGTCAGAAAATGGCCTGCTAGGCATGGGCGAATTTCCCGATGAAGCCGCCGTTGATGCCGACCTTATCAATGCCGGAAAACAGACAGTCACCGCGGTAAAAGGAGCTTCTT from Shewanella dokdonensis includes:
- a CDS encoding hydroxymethylglutaryl-CoA lyase, whose translation is MYPASIRIYEVGPRDGLQNERPVAIRDKVQLLNALANAGLCHIEAGSFVSAKWVPQMADSAAVFGQITRRAGVSYSALTPNLAGFEAALAAGVDEVAIFTAASERFCQRNINCSISESLARFVPIVDKAKHYGIPVRGYVSCVLGCPYEGEVAPQQVAAVAEELQQLGVYEISLGDTIGVGTPQKARNMLDTVANKVPIAQLALHFHDTYGQALANILACLDSGISTLDASVAGLGGCPYAQGASGNLATEDLVYMLHGLGIHTGVDLPKLARAGAQISRVLKRHNGSKVGQVLTAELAPPAQEYS
- a CDS encoding acetyl/propionyl/methylcrotonyl-CoA carboxylase subunit alpha, with protein sequence MTDASIRKLLIANRGEIACRIIRTCQRLGIRTLAIHSAVDRQALHVSLADEAIALSGDSPLAPYLNIDAIIDAAKRYGADAIHPGYGFLSENAAFASACSAHGLIFVGPPASAIDAMGSKSAAKAIMAAAGVPLVPGYHGAEQASGFLQQQALTIGFPLLIKATYGGGGKGMRVVTNASEFTTALAAAKREAKAAFADDTVLLERYLTQPRHIEVQIFADQQGHCIYLGDRDCSLQRRHQKVIEEAPAPGLSDELRQQMGQAAIAAAKAIGYCGAGTIEFLLDSDQQFYFMEMNTRLQVEHPVTELITGQDLVAWQLSVAAGQPLPLTQQQVTLNGHAVEARIYAEDPSHNFLPASGPLSYLQEPTAAPHLRLDTGVRQGDVITPFYDPLIAKLIIWHSDRSEALRQLTLALQQYQIAGVWHNIAFLAALTSHPAFIREDFSTHFIAQHLDELLSQAATPAPTTEVLAAAAMVSLLASNTQGHTYNSPWQQLSGFRLNAAPEWHLQLRYGAMATASSFLLLLQQQTIGEYSLTINAAEAEGNANTKVIVSGELTAAQQLKLTLNGHSQHWYFYQQQTTLWLLRHGHVWQFDSGPQSYQLADNHGDTSLLAPMNGTIVTLLVQPGDFVRKGCGLLVLEAMKMEYQINAPTDGIVDNFLCRAGELVQDGTLLVQFSAKESD